Proteins found in one Campylobacter concisus genomic segment:
- a CDS encoding ABC transporter ATP-binding protein has translation MVLSVENLSFSYERKQILQNLSLSLKSGETLAILGPNGIGKSTFLKIILGLLKAKDGRILIDDRDHASLGGKERAKFIGYVPQSENIAFSFKVKDLILMGVNANVGTFSRPSAEDRAMAEEAASIAGVSEYLNLNVDELSGGMMQLALIARSLVLRPKILVMDEPTSYLDVFHQNAVLSLIKRLNSEQKTCVIFTSHHPDHALAAADKTLLLNGPLGYEFGATGQILKGENLTKLFGIDFINLNVEDKRRLLVRWNID, from the coding sequence ATGGTCTTAAGCGTAGAAAATTTAAGCTTTTCTTACGAGCGTAAGCAAATTTTGCAAAATTTGAGCCTTAGCCTAAAAAGCGGCGAAACGCTTGCGATTTTGGGTCCAAACGGCATAGGCAAATCTACTTTTTTAAAGATTATTTTAGGGCTTTTAAAAGCAAAAGACGGCCGAATTTTGATCGATGACCGCGATCATGCCTCTCTTGGCGGCAAAGAACGCGCCAAGTTCATAGGATACGTGCCCCAAAGCGAAAATATCGCTTTTAGCTTTAAGGTAAAAGATCTGATTTTAATGGGCGTAAACGCAAACGTCGGTACGTTTTCAAGACCGAGCGCAGAGGATAGGGCGATGGCTGAGGAAGCCGCAAGCATAGCGGGCGTTAGCGAGTATTTAAATTTAAATGTAGACGAGCTAAGCGGCGGCATGATGCAGCTGGCGCTTATAGCTCGCTCGCTAGTACTACGGCCTAAAATTCTCGTCATGGACGAGCCTACGTCGTACCTCGACGTCTTTCATCAAAACGCCGTTTTAAGCCTAATCAAAAGGCTAAATAGCGAGCAAAAGACCTGCGTGATCTTTACCTCGCATCATCCCGATCACGCGCTTGCGGCGGCGGATAAAACCTTGCTATTAAACGGTCCCTTAGGATATGAATTCGGCGCGACGGGTCAAATTCTAAAGGGTGAAAATTTAACGAAACTCTTCG
- a CDS encoding FecCD family ABC transporter permease, translating to MKKYLFLSLFLAFAVVFSLLAGRISLEGLIDYYQNDKETLYALIFDLRLPRLIAAFLIGASLSAAGVIFQAMFANPLVSPNILGVGSGAGFGAVVCILAFGNPVATQIGAFVFGFLAVMIAYALGVLANKNSKLMLVLAGIITGAIFEALISVVKYVADTQEKLPSIVYWLMGSLSAISWSDVAALAPVCVSGLVLLSLMGWKLNILSLGGEHASILGESKFLGFIFIVLATLITAASVAIAGIIGWVGLLMPHVTRLIYGSDNSQLVPISAILGGIFLMLTDVAARSVSSAEIPLSILTALIGAPMIGVIIVKKGKRWS from the coding sequence ATGAAAAAATATCTGTTTTTATCGCTTTTTCTAGCCTTTGCGGTCGTTTTTTCGCTGCTTGCAGGTAGGATTTCGCTTGAGGGGCTAATTGACTATTATCAAAACGACAAAGAGACGCTTTACGCTTTGATATTTGACCTGCGCCTACCAAGGCTGATAGCGGCGTTTTTGATAGGCGCTAGCCTTAGCGCGGCGGGCGTGATATTTCAGGCGATGTTTGCAAATCCTTTGGTAAGCCCCAATATTCTCGGCGTAGGTAGCGGAGCGGGGTTTGGCGCGGTAGTTTGCATTTTAGCTTTCGGTAATCCCGTAGCCACGCAAATAGGCGCTTTCGTTTTCGGATTTCTAGCCGTCATGATAGCTTACGCCCTGGGCGTTTTGGCAAACAAAAACTCAAAGCTCATGCTGGTGCTTGCGGGCATCATCACGGGCGCGATATTCGAGGCGCTAATCTCGGTTGTCAAATACGTGGCCGACACGCAAGAAAAGCTACCTAGCATCGTATATTGGCTGATGGGAAGCCTAAGTGCCATATCTTGGAGCGACGTAGCAGCTCTTGCTCCCGTTTGCGTTAGCGGGCTCGTGCTTTTGAGCCTAATGGGCTGGAAGCTAAATATTTTATCCCTAGGCGGCGAACACGCAAGCATTTTGGGCGAGAGTAAATTTTTAGGCTTTATCTTTATCGTACTTGCCACACTGATAACGGCCGCAAGCGTAGCCATCGCCGGTATCATCGGCTGGGTCGGGCTTTTGATGCCGCATGTTACGAGACTGATTTACGGTTCCGATAACTCGCAGCTAGTTCCGATTTCTGCGATTTTAGGCGGGATATTTTTGATGCTAACCGACGTCGCGGCTAGAAGCGTGAGCTCGGCTGAAATCCCGCTAAGTATCCTAACCGCGCTTATAGGAGCTCCGATGATCGGCGTTATCATCGTTAAAAAGGGCAAAAGATGGTCTTAA
- a CDS encoding ABC transporter substrate-binding protein, with protein sequence MRKIIPALLLLAATLGALEFTDQNGNKLRFDRSVKSVALFPVPLASFSLSVENNVSRLASVHPIAKKNIERGMLGKMIKGAASIPAGGIGEDFTPNIEELLKLSPDLVVQWGMRGEKIIEPMRKVGLNVALVNLSGTEEDPLFWFAMLGKIYEKEQRAEQILQNRAELRAKIENFVKGLSKKPKVLFIFGRDKSYEAAGGGTYFDYEIKLSGGANAANFGGFRILNKEEILAQNPDVILLSNFDELTPRDFFNDKILKNVKAVKQKAVYKMPLGGDMWEPPTGESHLGWAWFSVLFSGQAHINLKDEMKKSYKLLYDYDLSGDEIAQILRFDLNGESKFYELFR encoded by the coding sequence TTGAGAAAAATCATACCTGCTTTATTGTTACTAGCCGCGACGCTGGGCGCGCTTGAATTTACCGATCAAAACGGCAATAAGCTTCGCTTCGACCGCTCCGTTAAGAGCGTAGCGCTGTTTCCGGTGCCGCTGGCTTCGTTTTCTCTTAGCGTCGAAAACAACGTATCTCGCCTAGCCTCCGTCCATCCGATAGCCAAGAAAAACATCGAGCGCGGAATGCTCGGAAAAATGATAAAAGGCGCGGCTAGTATCCCGGCAGGCGGTATAGGAGAGGATTTTACTCCAAATATCGAGGAGCTGCTAAAACTATCTCCGGATCTAGTCGTGCAGTGGGGCATGAGAGGCGAAAAGATCATCGAACCGATGCGAAAAGTAGGGCTAAACGTAGCTTTGGTAAATTTAAGCGGCACGGAGGAAGATCCTCTTTTTTGGTTTGCGATGCTGGGTAAAATTTACGAAAAAGAGCAAAGAGCGGAGCAAATTTTACAAAACAGAGCCGAGCTTAGAGCTAAGATCGAAAATTTCGTAAAAGGGCTTAGTAAAAAACCGAAGGTTCTTTTTATATTCGGCAGGGATAAAAGCTACGAGGCCGCGGGCGGCGGGACGTATTTCGACTACGAGATAAAACTAAGCGGCGGAGCGAACGCGGCGAATTTCGGGGGATTTAGAATTTTAAATAAAGAAGAAATCCTCGCGCAAAATCCGGACGTTATCTTGCTTAGCAACTTTGACGAGCTAACTCCGCGGGACTTTTTTAACGATAAAATTTTAAAAAACGTAAAAGCCGTCAAGCAAAAAGCCGTCTATAAAATGCCTCTGGGAGGCGATATGTGGGAGCCGCCTACGGGCGAATCGCACCTGGGCTGGGCGTGGTTTAGCGTGCTGTTTTCGGGGCAGGCGCATATAAATTTAAAAGACGAGATGAAAAAGAGCTACAAGTTGCTCTACGACTACGATCTAAGCGGCGATGAGATAGCTCAAATTTTACGCTTTGATCTAAACGGAGAGAGTAAATTTTACGAGCTTTTTAGATAA
- a CDS encoding TonB-dependent receptor, translating into MQRKIALSLALVGVLAAAQNEVGLKSLEGVTVTAQRSSQSVDEISKSVSVVDKETIERKLGKSVPELISEAPGVSIVNEGMDSGTVNVRGFSSSDYRVPMFVDGLRFRGRPAFEYSIFTPDQIERIEIIRGPASTLYGTDAFGGIVNLVTKRASGDVHGDWALSDTYLSTQYQSANKGVQNRLQLGVVGHGFDALLGLNYKHGKDYDTPAGKIPNTRYNYRSLDFKGGYSFADFHRLELVTRYTESERGVVGTAVGAPGTANKRGFQKYIKEAPLREKYVALNYEGNINDKFILDSSLYYRELYTHLNIRPYIGSFSPRQVDNYVNGPKVYGGKFIGKFIGDNLTQTYGVDFYYEDWDSVYQSVNNGPRFRNRLRTKQLDVAGFGLLEYAFSNDAILSANLRYDRIKTSFDMDSSMSPAVKALYENANDRKDGRASYGLGLIYPVVGGLEFVGNFSTSFRAPMSGEVAPILTFSGSEAYLPNPDLNIEKGVTYEAGLRYTDKVLRSNLIFYTGDYKDLIVERNWQSGGVTYYQSQNVNRAKISGAEFDLAYKILSNLEFKTNLAYTRGKNKQTGKPLPEIAPLSGRVAVSYLPEFLANSYIEYSGDWAARKTRIDDSVERERAGYFVHNLYFGKSLGKLGFLKDFSLNFGVENIFDKEYAPSLSYELISQPRSASNPLINPGRNFKLGFKASF; encoded by the coding sequence ATGCAGAGAAAAATCGCGCTTAGTCTTGCTTTGGTTGGCGTTTTGGCCGCTGCGCAGAACGAAGTAGGGCTAAAATCGCTAGAAGGCGTAACCGTCACGGCGCAAAGATCGTCTCAAAGCGTAGACGAGATAAGCAAAAGCGTCTCGGTAGTAGATAAAGAGACGATAGAAAGAAAGCTCGGCAAAAGCGTGCCCGAGCTAATCAGCGAGGCGCCGGGAGTATCCATCGTAAACGAAGGCATGGACTCTGGTACCGTAAACGTGCGAGGTTTTAGCTCGTCTGATTACCGCGTGCCGATGTTTGTAGACGGACTTAGATTTAGAGGTAGGCCGGCGTTTGAGTATTCGATATTTACGCCCGATCAAATCGAAAGGATAGAGATAATAAGAGGTCCCGCTAGTACGCTTTACGGCACGGACGCGTTTGGCGGCATAGTAAATTTAGTCACTAAAAGAGCTAGCGGGGACGTACACGGCGACTGGGCGCTATCTGATACGTATCTAAGCACCCAGTATCAAAGCGCGAACAAAGGCGTACAAAACCGCTTACAACTAGGCGTAGTCGGACACGGGTTTGACGCGTTGCTGGGCTTAAACTACAAGCACGGTAAGGACTACGACACTCCTGCGGGCAAAATCCCAAATACGAGGTATAACTACCGAAGCCTTGATTTTAAAGGCGGATATAGCTTTGCCGATTTTCACAGGCTTGAGCTCGTAACTAGATATACGGAGTCCGAGCGCGGCGTAGTCGGTACGGCGGTCGGTGCTCCCGGAACGGCGAATAAAAGAGGCTTTCAAAAATACATAAAAGAAGCGCCTCTTAGAGAAAAATACGTAGCGCTAAACTACGAAGGCAACATAAACGACAAATTTATATTAGATTCTAGCTTGTATTACAGAGAGCTTTATACGCACCTAAATATAAGGCCTTACATCGGCTCGTTTTCGCCTAGACAAGTCGATAACTACGTAAACGGACCGAAGGTCTACGGCGGCAAATTTATCGGTAAATTTATAGGCGACAACCTAACCCAAACCTACGGCGTAGATTTTTATTACGAGGACTGGGATAGCGTGTATCAAAGCGTAAATAACGGTCCTAGATTTCGCAACAGGCTAAGAACCAAACAGCTTGACGTCGCTGGGTTTGGCTTGCTTGAATACGCATTTAGCAACGACGCGATTTTGAGCGCAAATTTACGCTACGACCGCATAAAAACGTCCTTTGATATGGATAGCTCGATGAGCCCCGCCGTAAAAGCCCTATACGAAAACGCCAACGATAGAAAAGACGGCAGAGCCAGCTACGGGCTGGGGCTTATTTATCCCGTAGTCGGAGGGCTTGAATTCGTAGGAAATTTCTCAACCTCATTTAGAGCCCCTATGAGCGGCGAGGTTGCTCCGATACTTACGTTTTCAGGCAGCGAGGCGTATCTACCGAACCCTGATCTAAATATCGAAAAAGGCGTTACCTACGAGGCCGGACTTCGCTATACGGATAAAGTGCTTAGATCAAATTTGATATTTTACACGGGAGATTATAAAGACCTGATAGTCGAGCGAAACTGGCAAAGCGGCGGCGTGACCTACTATCAGTCGCAAAACGTAAATAGAGCCAAGATAAGCGGAGCGGAATTTGACCTTGCTTATAAAATTTTATCAAATTTGGAGTTTAAAACAAATCTCGCCTACACGCGCGGCAAAAACAAGCAAACCGGCAAACCGCTTCCAGAGATCGCTCCGCTTAGCGGACGCGTGGCTGTTTCTTATTTGCCGGAGTTTTTGGCAAATTCTTACATAGAGTATAGCGGCGACTGGGCGGCGAGAAAGACACGCATAGATGATAGCGTAGAGCGCGAGCGAGCGGGATATTTCGTACATAACCTATACTTTGGCAAGAGTCTGGGCAAACTAGGATTCTTAAAAGATTTTAGCCTAAATTTCGGCGTCGAAAATATCTTTGACAAAGAATACGCCCCAAGCCTAAGCTACGAGCTAATCAGCCAGCCTAGAAGCGCTAGCAACCCGCTAATAAATCCGGGTAGAAATTTCAAACTAGGCTTTAAGGCTAGCTTTTAA
- a CDS encoding retention module-containing protein, whose product MAKEAGVVKSVNGGIARALNDLTGEVRQLSVGDIVYQGEKIVTEGSNSKVTITQTDGKDITLIGKDTLTLDQDSNNNETVADISALQQAILKGTDLNALEETAAGGPQAGGNGGDGVSLSSTSFAEGGHISNINANVGSIDALSLAAGGDNSFGVSGGSAVGAGTGATPVIPPIATITALGATNATEGQDWNGPEYKFSLGDLDTNGVNNLATRPTTYTFSLSGVEKGVDYEEIETPDGNFIFEYKDANGDWVPMYGNKLTVNDPRDIENLEVRIAQLANNSIQNQGERVGDDSRFSSIDGAEQGVYERKATVNVTSDNPQIASSSNTGTITDTDDEVSFTKGLDGKTIDTEIGNDIINLHGEIKNGSNVQSGDDDDVINLYGNLTSGSTINTGSENIFGTNSHDTVNVKSGASVDGATLASQGVATFNIEKGATLNNAHINHMYGSDQTVNVNGTLNETEMNLGRGNNKITLDGATSTNKLRVETQSGDDDIVIKNSKIFGDENLIGNHNVMDIRSGQNTVTAEDSELSRLDIQANGGASDKTTVTLKNTKGERLNINGQEEEDVANIEKGSTLNSSIVNLGNGNNTINVDGAKITTSSLITGSNDDIINLKNAELKNVNVETWHGKNEVNIENVTSDNTKITLGGGWSSGDNTVNIKGNFGDIDASSYGKTAISSFGSAVARDFINIADNANVHNVRFDLNQKSDTITIGKNATVSHSQLITGDDNDTLEIGDGANISKGTHMDLGFHSDTAKIGNNVTIDDSDIYMDDGDTTHQSTFGNDTVTIGNNVTFKNYADVKGGQGDDTITIGNNLTLDGNAGIYGDWGEGGGGVNNATDGNDTITIGDNLTVKNNSTVSGGGGDDVISIGKNASIKDTSTIDGGAGFDTLKVADNSIDFSHVKNIEKLDMTNGEKTTLTLTAGNVQDILRDSNENKLKIDGDSNDELTLGSSWTKGASSGGYTTYTSGTTTIEVQDQIHVL is encoded by the coding sequence ATGGCTAAAGAAGCCGGAGTAGTTAAAAGCGTAAATGGAGGAATAGCAAGAGCACTTAATGACTTAACAGGAGAGGTAAGACAATTAAGTGTAGGAGATATTGTATACCAAGGTGAAAAGATAGTTACAGAGGGTTCTAACTCTAAAGTAACAATAACTCAAACTGATGGTAAAGATATAACCTTAATAGGTAAAGATACTCTAACTCTAGATCAAGACTCTAACAATAACGAAACAGTAGCTGATATCTCAGCTTTACAACAAGCCATCTTAAAAGGAACAGATCTTAATGCTCTAGAAGAAACTGCTGCAGGTGGTCCACAAGCAGGTGGTAATGGTGGAGATGGCGTAAGCTTATCTTCTACTAGCTTTGCAGAAGGAGGCCACATTAGTAACATAAATGCTAATGTAGGAAGCATAGATGCTTTATCTCTAGCAGCAGGTGGAGATAATAGCTTTGGTGTAAGTGGTGGAAGTGCTGTTGGGGCTGGAACTGGAGCAACTCCTGTTATACCTCCTATTGCTACAATTACAGCTTTAGGCGCAACAAATGCAACAGAGGGACAAGATTGGAATGGCCCAGAGTATAAATTCTCTCTAGGCGATCTAGATACAAATGGCGTAAATAATCTAGCAACTAGACCAACTACATATACCTTTAGTCTAAGTGGTGTAGAAAAGGGCGTAGATTATGAAGAGATAGAAACTCCAGATGGTAATTTTATCTTTGAATATAAAGATGCTAATGGTGACTGGGTTCCAATGTATGGAAATAAGCTTACCGTAAATGATCCTAGAGATATAGAAAACCTAGAGGTAAGAATAGCACAGCTAGCAAATAACTCTATCCAAAATCAAGGAGAGCGTGTAGGGGATGATTCTCGTTTTAGTAGTATTGACGGAGCAGAACAAGGCGTTTATGAAAGAAAAGCTACTGTAAATGTAACTAGCGATAATCCTCAAATAGCTTCGTCAAGCAATACTGGCACTATTACTGATACGGACGATGAAGTATCATTTACTAAGGGCTTAGATGGAAAAACAATAGACACCGAGATAGGTAACGACATTATTAATCTACATGGAGAGATTAAAAACGGTTCTAATGTACAAAGTGGAGATGATGATGACGTTATAAACCTTTATGGAAATCTAACTTCTGGTAGTACCATTAATACTGGTTCAGAAAATATATTTGGAACCAATAGTCACGATACTGTAAATGTTAAGTCTGGAGCATCTGTAGATGGAGCTACTCTAGCATCACAAGGAGTTGCGACCTTTAATATAGAAAAAGGAGCAACGCTAAATAATGCTCATATAAACCACATGTATGGTAGCGATCAAACAGTTAATGTTAATGGCACTCTAAACGAAACAGAGATGAACCTTGGCCGTGGAAACAACAAGATCACCCTTGACGGAGCTACCAGCACAAATAAACTTAGAGTAGAGACTCAAAGTGGTGACGATGATATTGTGATCAAAAACAGCAAAATTTTTGGTGATGAGAATTTAATTGGTAACCATAACGTGATGGATATACGCTCAGGCCAAAATACAGTTACAGCAGAGGATTCTGAGTTATCTCGTCTGGACATCCAAGCAAATGGTGGCGCATCAGATAAGACAACTGTTACTCTAAAAAATACAAAAGGTGAAAGACTCAATATCAATGGTCAAGAAGAAGAAGATGTAGCTAATATTGAAAAAGGCTCTACCCTTAACTCATCTATTGTTAATCTAGGTAATGGCAATAATACTATCAATGTAGATGGTGCTAAGATTACAACATCTAGCCTTATAACTGGAAGCAATGACGATATTATCAATCTTAAAAACGCAGAGTTAAAGAATGTTAATGTTGAGACATGGCATGGCAAAAATGAGGTAAATATCGAAAACGTTACAAGTGACAATACCAAAATCACTCTTGGTGGTGGCTGGAGCAGTGGAGATAATACCGTAAATATTAAAGGTAATTTCGGCGATATAGATGCTAGCTCTTATGGCAAAACCGCAATTAGTTCTTTTGGTAGTGCTGTTGCAAGAGACTTTATCAATATCGCAGATAACGCAAATGTTCATAACGTTAGATTTGATCTAAATCAAAAGTCAGATACTATCACTATTGGTAAGAATGCGACAGTTTCACACTCTCAGTTAATTACTGGGGATGACAACGATACACTTGAGATAGGGGATGGAGCTAATATTAGCAAAGGTACACATATGGATCTAGGATTCCATAGTGATACCGCAAAAATAGGAAATAACGTTACTATAGATGACTCTGATATTTATATGGATGATGGTGATACGACCCACCAAAGTACTTTTGGTAACGATACGGTAACTATAGGAAATAACGTAACGTTTAAAAACTATGCTGATGTAAAAGGTGGACAAGGAGACGATACAATTACTATAGGCAATAATCTAACCCTAGATGGCAATGCCGGTATCTACGGAGACTGGGGCGAAGGCGGCGGCGGAGTAAATAACGCTACTGACGGCAACGATACCATTACTATCGGAGATAATCTAACTGTTAAGAATAACTCTACCGTAAGCGGCGGCGGTGGAGATGATGTTATCTCTATCGGTAAAAATGCAAGTATTAAAGATACTTCGACTATCGACGGCGGAGCCGGATTTGATACATTAAAAGTAGCTGACAATAGCATAGACTTTAGTCATGTTAAAAATATCGAAAAACTAGATATGACTAATGGAGAAAAGACAACCTTAACTCTTACAGCTGGCAATGTTCAAGATATATTACGTGATAGTAACGAGAATAAGCTAAAAATAGATGGTGATAGCAATGATGAGCTTACTCTTGGAAGTAGCTGGACTAAAGGTGCTAGTTCTGGTGGTTATACTACTTATACTAGTGGTACAACTACAATCGAAGTTCAAGATCAAATACACGTACTTTAA